In Lotus japonicus ecotype B-129 chromosome 5, LjGifu_v1.2, one genomic interval encodes:
- the LOC130719654 gene encoding transcription factor MYB13-like, with product MAIARCSDKMELKKGLWTREEDLILINHIQRHGHTNWRVVPQQAGLLRGGKSCRLRWANYLRPDIKRGNFTREEEETIIKLHEMWGNRWSAIAAKLPGRTDNEIKNVWHAYLKKRLPPQHTQSKQSQNREQNADQSMESQKFDNQEPTQKEQQQQQPVMNFNFSTHHDHVIKVAGRDEMPLPLTQPLSLPTSSKQDSNMDMSIFTISDSNNERNNNLIVANNNNVNKDHDMLMNNNVEPQGDEFWSEFLSGDEGNPDIGVTDLNFQSPFSPISSFHNMDFWEMFK from the exons ATGGCGATAGCTCGTTGCTCCGATAAAATGGAGTTGAAGAAAGGACTATGGACGCGAGAGGAAGATCTCATCCTCATCAACCATATCCAAAGACATGGTCACACAAATTGGCGTGTTGTGCCTCAACAAGCTG GGTTGTTGAGGGGTGGAAAGAGTTGCAGACTCCGGTGGGCCAATTATTTGAGGCCAGATATCAAACGGGGTAATTTCACCCGTGAAGAAGAGGAAACCATCATCAAATTGCATGAGATGTGGGGAAACAG ATGGTCAGCTATTGCAGCAAAATTACCAGGACGCACAGATAACGAGATAAAGAATGTGTGGCACGCCTACTTGAAGAAGAGGCTGCCACCACAACACACACAGTCGAAGCAGAGCCAAAATAGAGAACAAAATGCAGACCAAAGTATGGAGTCCCAAAAATTTGACAACCAAGAGCCAACACAGaaggaacaacaacaacaacaacctgtGATGAATTTCAATTTCTCCACTCATCATGATCATGTGATCAAAGTTGCAGGCAGAGATGAAATGCCATTGCCATTGACACAACCATTGTCATTGCCAACATCTTCTAAACAGGACTCGAACATGGACATGTCTATCTTCACCATTAGTGATAGCAACAACGAGCGGAACAATAACTTAATTGTtgctaataataataatgttaaTAAGGATCATGACATGTTGATGAATAACAATGTTGAACCTCAGGGTGATGAATTTTGGTCTGAATTTCTATCAGGTGATGAGGGTAATCCCGACATTGGTGTTACTGACCTGAATTTCCAGTCTCCATTCTCTCCAATATCCAGTTTCCATAACATGGACTTTTGGGAAATGTTTAAATAA